In one window of Henckelia pumila isolate YLH828 chromosome 1, ASM3356847v2, whole genome shotgun sequence DNA:
- the LOC140869187 gene encoding uncharacterized protein — translation MAECVFDHTQFLHLRVSAPFLPTHVFCSFVYAKCDYILRRDLWASLLQVKPDGGPWLVGGDFNVVRDASECLGSSGGRQFPMDEFNHFVLESALVDAGFEGSSFTWTNKSIWKRLDRVFVSVDWGMPRLFAKLKRLKGHLKWWNQDVFGNLFDKIAEAKRSVKLAEAACEADPSEHCWTRSSRCNEELSRVTAMEADFWKQKAACNWLEDWERNTKLFHNMVKKKNVVNKIFRIWEDGIYLTSLGLIKQSGAAYFERLLTGDPFVLDLSDFSGFSSEISEEENLRFAAAPSLEKVRAVVFSIPRDSVAGPDGYSSIFFQSFWDFVQHDVMETVLDFFRGSLMPQGFTATTITLIPKVEGAQAWTDFRPISLCNVSNKIISKLSYSHLRSVVGRLVSQSQSGFVPGWMIADNILLAHELTHSLNLPARGGNVILKLDMAKAYDRVQWSFLLDALRRFGFSEQVVRMVRACISFCKFSVNVNGTPAGFFASSRGLRQGDPLSPLLFVLRAEYLSRGLDRLFLQHFDMRYWSGCDLQISHLAYADDVIIFANGGSRGLQRLKDFLAHYENCSGQLVNVAKSAMSFPPGWMARRRSHLLRITGFEEGQLPLKYLGAPLFRGNRKYSLFEPLLQSVRKKLEGWESRSLAPGSRMTLIRSVLLSIPIYLCQVIQPPLAVLEKLERIFNAFLWGSRPLEKKWHWARWSRACLPVKEGGLGFRRLKEIVDSFSTKLWFRFRQGSFLWARFLSRKYCRTVSPICAPSRGSISPTWRHLLQIRPRAEPGIRWRIGLGDVSFWDDTWLGDAPLSSRCDVRGDRCVRVSSFLLERDWDFNLLCAVVAPSVAEEIVQIPILMDEPDAAIWIHSTDGAFFVRSAWEQVRPRGSVSDIFTSCWGRWMRPTMSFFLWRFWHRWLPVDEVLQQRGFSLVSKCQCCESSETFTHIFIDGPIARSVWHLFGAIFRVRIPITENFILFLSAWKRGREWSPGGNVREFLPFVVLWFLWTARNDVKHRHLSSSAETVKFQSLSYLRLAHSATVIKPRLWLGALQAARMMGISVGLQRTHKTAIVHWLRPPPGSFKLNVDGSSRGNPGESSVGGVVWDSSGRVLAFFSEFIGLGSNVRAELWAVWRGILLCSNLSLFPLWIETDSQISIQILRSRRCHWDLDHIVSRTRVLVRNRPVHFSHIYREGNSIADALARQAHDHRQCLLEIGVPLTIPIAALACSDLSGLSYLRSRYSSPASFPEFFGVSLFPCRSLCFFRVMDLSGVHCGSPLPGSCYWMVVMWAAFRALCFLDFQSSWAFGYGLSFLRHSPDIFAPGLLLRMVPATFCASVSVFDFAELELWISTGFLLHGTTANDDLSGGCNFFAWEDSPMCRRAMTIIPELKWKLAVLEDYKKKAEKDNRKLNSLLAGSWLIFILFTLRYWIGMLY, via the exons ATGGCGGAGTGTGTCTTTGATCACACTCAGTTCCTCCATCTTCGCGTGTCGGCTCCCTTTTTGCCGACCCATGTTTTTTGCTCTTTCGTTTATGCCAAGTGTGACTACATTTTACGGCGGGACTTGTGGGCTTCTTTGCTGCAAGTCAAGCCTGATGGTGGTCCTTGGCTTGTTGGTGGGGATTTTAATGTCGTGAGGGATGCCTCCGAGTGTCTTGGCTCTTCTGGTGGGAGGCAGTTCCCCATGGACGAGTTTAATCATTTTGTTTTGGAGTCTGCACTGGTCGACGCTGGTTTTGAGGGCTCTTCGTTCACCTGGACGAATAAGTCCATTTGGAAGCGTCTTGACAGAGTCTTTGTCTCTGTGGATTGGG GCATGCCCAGGCTCTTTGCCAAGCTGAAACGATTGAAGGGCCACCTCAAGTGGTGGAACCAGGATGTTTTTGGGAACCTTTTTGATAAGATCGCTGAGGCGAAGAGGTCGGTTAAACTGGCTGAGGCCGCCTGTGAAGCGGATCCCTCTGAGCATTGCTGGACCCGCTCGTCCAGGTGCAATGAGGAGTTGTCTAGAGTCACCGCTATGGAAGCGGATTTTTGGAAGCAGAAAGCTGCTTGTAATTGGCTTGAGGATTGGGAGAGGAATACGAAGCTTTTCCACAACAtggtgaagaagaagaatgtGGTTAATAAGATCTTTCGTATCTGGGAGGATGGAATTTACCTCACCTCTCTTGGTCTCATCAAGCAGTCTGGGGCTGCCTATTTCGAGCGCCTCCTCACTGGAGATCCCTTTGTCCTGGATCTTTCGGATTTTTCTGGCTTCTCCTCGGAGATTTCGGAGGAGGAGAACCTTAGATTTGCCGCCGCACCTTCCTTGGAGAAGGTTCGTGCTGTCGTCTTTTCCATCCCTCGGGATAGTGTGGCGGGCCCCGATGGGTATTCTTCGATTTTCTTTCAGAGCTTCTGGGATTTTGTGCAGCATGATGTCATGGAAACCGTCCTTGATTTCTTTCGGGGCTCTCTTATGCCCCAGGGCTTCACTGCCACCACGATCACTTTGATCCCCAAAGTCGAGGGAGCGCAAGCTTGGACGGACTTTCGTCCCATCAGCTTGTGTAATGTTTCCAACAAGATCATCTCGAAGCTTTCATACTCTCATCTGAGGTCGGTGGTGGGGAGACTTGTTTCTCAGAGTCAGAGTGGCTTTGTGCCGGGGTGGATGATTGCTGACAATATCCTTCTCGCGCATGAGCTCACTCACAGTCTTAATCTCCCTGCCCGTGGTGGTAATGTCATTCTGAAATTGGACATGGCTAAGGCCTATGATAGAGTCCAATGGTCTTTTCTTCTGGATGCCCTCCGCAGGTTTGGTTTTTCGGAGCAGGTCGTGAGGATGGTGAGGGCCTGCATTTCGTTTTGCAAGTTCTCGGTTAATGTCAATGGCACCCCTGCTGGTTTCTTTGCTTCCTCGAGGGGCTTGAGACAGGGTGACCCGTTATCTCCCCTCCTCTTCGTTCTCAGAGCGGAGTATCTGTCCCGTGGCTTGGACCGGCTGTTTCTCCAGCATTTCGATATGAGGTACTGGTCTGGGTGTGATTTGCAGATTTCCCATTTGGCCTATGCTGACGATGTCATTATTTTTGCCAATGGGGGATCCCGCGGTCTTCAGCGTCTCAAAGATTTTTTGGCTCACTATGAGAATTGCTCGGGACAGCTCGTTAATGTGGCCAAGAGTGCAATGAGCTTTCCTCCGGGCTGGATGGCTCGTCGCCGCTCCCATTTGCTGCGCATCACTGGTTTTGAGGAGGGGCAGCTGCCCTTGAAATACCTTGGAGCTCCGCTTTTCCGTGGGAACCGTAAGTACTCTCTCTTTGAGCCTCTTCTGCAGTCGGTCCGAAAAAAGCTGGAGGGCTGGGAGTCCCGTTCCCTTGCTCCTGGGAGTAGGATGACGCTGATCCGCAGTGTGCTCCTTTCCATCCCGATCTATCTCTGCCAGGTGATCCAGCCTCCTTTGGCTGTTTTGGAGAAATTGGAGCGTATTTTCAATGCTTTTCTTTGGGGCTCCAGACCCTTAGAGAAGAAGTGGCACTGGGCCCGCTGGTCTCGCGCCTGCCTCCCTGTGAAAGAAGGAGGCCTGGGTTTTCGCAGGCTCAAGGAAATTGTTGACAGCTTTTCCACGAAGCTGTGGTTCAGATTCCGGCAGGGTTCCTTTCTCTGGGCGAGATTCCTTTCGAGGAAGTATTGCCGGACTGTCAGCCCTATTTGTGCTCCTTCTCGTGGCTCCATTTCCCCCACTTGGAGGCACTTGCTCCAGATTAGACCTCGTGCGGAGCCTGGTATCCGGTGGAGGATTGGTCTTGGGGATGTCTCTTTTTGGGATGATACTTGGTTGGGTGATGCCCCTCTGTCGAGCAGGTGTGATGTTAGAGGGGAtcggtgtgtgcgtgtttccAGCTTCCTGTTGGAAAGAGACTGGGATTTTAATCTCCTCTGCGCTGTCGTCGCTCCCTCGGTGGCGGAGGAGATCGTTCAGATTCCTATTTTGATGGATGAGCCGGATGCGGCTATCTGGATCCACAGCACCGATGGTGCTTTTTTTGTGAGATCTGCTTGGGAGCAGGTCAGACCAAGAGGCTCGGTTTCGGATATCTTTACTTCCTGTTGGGGGCGCTGGATGAGGCCCACCATGTCCTTTTTCCTGTGGAGGTTTTGGCATCGGTGGTTGCCTGTGGATGAGGTGCTCCAGCAGCGGGGTTTCTCCCTTGTGTCCAAGTGCCAGTGCTGTGAGTCGTCGGAGACATTCACACACATTTTCATCGACGGGCCCATCGCCCGCTCTGTGTGGCATTTATTTGGGGCTATCTTTAGAGTTCGCATCCCTATCACTGAGAACTTCATTTTGTTTCTCAGTGCTTGGAAAAGGGGTCGTGAGTGGTCTCCTGGGGGTAATGTGAGGGAATTCCTTCCTTTTGTCGTGCTTTGGTTCCTCTGGACCGCACGCAATGATGTTAAGCACCGTCACTTATCCTCCTCTGCGGAGACGGTTAAGTTCCAAAGTTTGTCTTATTTGAGACTTGCCCATTCCGCAACTGTTATCAAGCCCCGTCTCTGGTTGGGGGCTCTGCAGGCTGCGAGGATGATGGGCATTTCGGTCGGCCTCCAACGGACTCATAAGACTGCCATTGTCCATTGGTTGAGGCCTCCACCTGGGTCCTTTAAGCTCAATGTGGATGGGAGCTCGAGAGGTAACCCGGGTGAGTCGTCTGTGGGAGGGGTTGTCTGGGATTCTTCTGGTAGGGTCTTGGCATTTTTTAGTGAGTTCATTGGTTTGGGGTCCAATGTCCGTGCAGAACTTTGGGCGGTTTGGAGAGGTATTCTTCTCTGTTCTAACCTTAGCCTTTTTCCCCTTTGGATTGAGACCGATTCCCAGATTTCTATTCAGATTCTTAGATCTCGGAGATGTCATTGGGATTTGGATCATATTGTTTCGAGGACGCGTGTCTTGGTGCGGAATAGGCCGGTTCATTTCTCGCATATCTATCgggaagggaattcgattgCGGATGCGTTGGCGCGGCAGGCTCATGATCATAGGCAGTGTTTGTTGGAGATTGGTGTTCCTTTGACCATTCCCATCGCTGCTTTGGCCTGTTCTGATTTATCCGGGCTCTCCTATCTTAGATCTAG GTACAGCTCTCCGGCCTCATTTCCGGAGTTTTTTGGAGTTAGTTTGTTCCCTTGTCGTTCGCTTTGCTTCTTCAGGGTGATGGATTTGTCAGGCGTTCACTGTGGTTCCCCCTTACCTGGTTCTTGCTATTGGATGGTTGTTATGTGGGCGGCCTTTCGAGCCCTTTGTTTTTTGGATTTCCAGTCTTCTTGGGCTTTTGGTTATGGCTTGAGTTTTCTTCGCCATTCTCCTGATATTTTTGCTCCGGGTCTGCTG CTCAGGATGGTACCAGCCACTTTTTGCGCCTCAGTGTCGGTTTTTGATTTTGCTGAGCTCGAGTTGTGGATCTCTACTGGCTTTTTGCTGCACGGGACGACTGCTAACGATGACTTA AGTGGTGGATGTAATTTCTTCGCATGGGAAGATTCGCCGATGTGTCGTAGGGCGATGACTATAATTCCCGAGTTGAAATGGAAACTGGCCGTGCTCGAAGATTACAAGAAAAAAGCTGAAAAAGATAACCGAAAGTTGAATTCCTTGCTTGCTGGTTCATGGttgattttcattttgtttacttTGCGTTATTGGATTGGAATGTTATATTGA